Sequence from the Qipengyuania gaetbuli genome:
CGAGGTCGATGCGCGTCGCCACGATTACCGACAAATCGACCATGCCGAGAAACAGCAGCGCGAGCAGCGGGGCGGCGAGCGCCAGTTCGACGAAGCCGACGCCTGAAGTGTCGCGATAGAGCTTGCGGAGGAAGTGATACAGCATGGCCTACTCCACCACCCTGATCGTGAACGCGGACGAGTTGATCGTCGTAAGGTCAGGGTCACAATTGTTGTCGATGTTGTTCGTCCCGCCGAAGCGCACGCGCTGGGTGACGATCAGCAGGCATTGCGCGGTCTGCGAGGAATCCCCGTTGTAGGTCAGGTCGTTGGTCGGGAAATAGATCGCCCCGTGCAGGTTGATGTCCGATCCGCCATTGATCGTGTTGCTTTTGTCCGACGCGATGCGGTCCTGGTAGAACAGGATGCCGCCCCACAGCGGGTTTTCCGCCATGGTTGGCGCGCGGATGTCTATCTCCGCGCTGCCGTTCACCGACAGGGTTGCGACCTGCGAAGGGTTGTTGCCCGTGAGGATGAAAGTGACGCCGCCGGTCGTACCGGGCGCCATGAAGACCTCTGCACCCGAGTTGATGGTCAACGAACCGCCATTGATCACGTAAAGGCCCGGGCGCAGGTACACCGTGCCCTGGATGCGCAGCCCGTTGTTGTAGCGGCACGGGTCCAGCGTACGCGTCTGGCTGGGAGTAACGTTGACGTTGTTGAGGTTACAGGTCGGCGACCAGGTCAGGTTGCGGCTTGCCAGCGGATCCTCGACCGGAAGGCCATAGGAGACGAGCGAGGCGTTGGACGGCAAATTGCCCGCTCCGTAGTCGATCCCGCCGACGCTCATGACGAGGTCGGTATTGAGGAAGCTCGAACCGCCGAGGTCGACCGAGACGCCGCCCGGAGAATTGGACGAAACCGGGCAGCCCAGATTGACCTGCGCGCTGCCGAATACATCGATGCCGGTACCGGACGTAGCCAGCGCGCGGACACATGGATTGCCGATTGCGACGGCGGTGGCGACGGCGCGGGTCCGGATGGTGGGAGGCGTAGACAGGAAGACCGACGAGAACGGCAGGGCACGGCTGGTTGTCGCGACGACCTCGATCGCCCCGCTGTCGCCTGTCCAGGCACCGCTGGTCGGCGGCGTGGAAACCAGCTCGATCGTATGGGCAGTGTTGGCCGTGCGTCCGACCTCGCTGGTGACTGCGGTGTTGTGATCGCGCCCGAAGGACATGGCGATAGCCCCGGCCACTGCGCCGGTATCGACGGCCTGCTGCATCTGCCGTTTCCAGAGATACCACTGGACCGTGTCCACGCTGATCCCCGCGGCCCCGACGAGCGCAGTGATCCCGGCGCCTGCCATCAACAGCAGGTTGCCGGTCGTGTCCTTCTTCAGACGCTGCAGGAATGTTCCGATACGCCTGCCCATTGCGTTGCCCCTCGGCTTGAATTTCTCCGAGAATGGAAACTATGCCTCCCTGGCTAAGAGAAAGTCGCAAACCGCAGTAAATCGATATTAACCGTAGAAATCGCCGCAAAGTTGATTTGCGAGGTATTTTGGGGACGCGAACTTGTCTTTGCGGCGCGGCGCAATATTGTGCCCTTGGGAATATATCGCCAGGGGGTCGCAGGTGCGTTTTCCAATCTTTGCAGCGCTATGCGCAGCGCTTGTCCCGCTTCCACTGGGAGCACAGGAAGTGCCGGCAGAGGGGCAGGAAGATGTCTCTCGGCAACTGGCAAGGACGCCGCGTGACATCCCGGTTTCCGCCTTTGCCGGGCGCAGCAATCTTGGTGTCGCGAGACTTTCGGAAAGCGGTGCGCGTTTCGCATTCGTGACCTGGCAGGACGACAAGACGATCCTGTCGGTCCACGATGCCTCCACGCGCCAGCAGCTCGCTACAGTCGACCTTGGCAGTGGAAACGAGTTCGGCTGGTTCCGCTGGGCCGGCGACAATCGTATCCTCATCTCGGTGAACACCTATGCCGCCGGGCTGTTCTTCCTGCCGGTAACGCGGCTGATGGCCTATGACATGGAAGCGCACGAAATCCGCTATATCGGGTTCGACCGGCAGGGCCTGTCGGGTGACGACATCCTTCATGTCGATCCAGCCGGCGAACACATTCTCCTGTCGGTTAGCCGCAGTGTGTACCGCAACCCTGAAGTCTGGCGGTTTCCCCTCGACGGAAGCGGCGAGGACGGCGCGGAACGGGTGCACAAATCGCAGAAGGACGTCGACGCCTGGTGGGCGGACGATCAGGGCACGGTCCGGCTCGGCATGAATTTCACCAGCGGAGGTTCGGTAAAGGTTTATTACCGCCCGGATGCCGCTTCCGATTTTACCAAGGTCACGAAGGTCAAGCTGGCCGACGAGACGGCAATCGATGCCTGGGATGTAATGGGCATCTATGCAGGGACCGACACCGGCTATGCGATGGTCGATGGCCCCGATGGCCGGGGCGTCCTCAAGGAAATCGATTATTCGACCGGCACGCTGGGGGAAACGGTTTGGGAAAACCCGCGCTGGGGTCTCGAAAAGGTCCTGATGAGGCGCGGCGAAGGCCCGCTCGGCGTGATTTACACAGACGACGGCCCGCAGATCGACTGGCTGGACCCGGCCATGAAAGCCTATCACGACGCCTTGTCGAAGGCCCTTCCGGGTAGTCGCGTCGAAATCATCGATATCACGCCGTCCAACCGCATGCTGGTGATGCAGTCCGGATCGAACGATCCGGGTGCGCTTTACATCTTCACTCCCGGTGAGGGCCGGCTCGACCTCTTCGCCAACCTTCGCCCGGAGATAGACGAGCGCCAATTGCTGCCCATGACCGCACACGACGTGCGTGCGCGCGACGGAACTGTCCTGAGAGCTTTCCTCGCCCTTCCGAAGGGACGCGAGGCGCGCAACCTGCCGGCCATCGTCATGCCCCATGGCGGCCCCTTCGGCATTCGCGATTCCGCCATCTACGACGATTGGACGCAGCTGTTCGCATCGCGCGGATACGCAGTCCTGCGGCCGAATTTCCGGGGTTCCGGCGGATATGGGGAAGCGTTCGAGCGCTTGGGCGACGGCCAGATCGGACGCGCGATGCAGGACGATCTCGACGACACGCTGGACTGGGCTGTGGCGCAAGGCATCGTCGATCCTGCCAAGGCCTGCATCGTGGGGGCAAGTTACGGCGGCTACGCAGCCATGTGGGGGTTGATCCGCAACCCGGATCGCTGGCGCTGCGGGGCAAGTTTTGCCGGGGTCGCCGATTGGGAGGACATGCTCAAATACGATCGCAACTATTTCGGACGCGGCAGCAAGGGGCGACGAGCCTTCCGGAAATGGGAGCCGCGGGTCACGGGCGACGTCGATTTCGACCTGTCGACCATATCCGTGACCGATCGCATCGGGGAACTTCGCCGGCCGCTCTTCGTGGCGCAGGGGAAGACGGACCGCGTCGTGCCGCAATCGCAGTTCGACGATCTGCTCGAGACGGCCGAAAAATCGGGGATCACGCTGGAATCGCTGCTGATTGCAGATGGCCATTCGATCAGTGACCCGGAGGAGGAAACCAGGCTGCTGGAGGCCATGATAGCTTTTCTCGAGAAGCATAATCCTCCCGATCCGGACTGAAAACGGCGGATAAGTGGGGTTCCGGCACCATCGCGGTCTTGTCGTCGGCAGCCGAATTCCTAATTTGGTACATGTGATCAAGGAGCTTTTTCAGCACGCCGCCACGACCGACGGGATTACCGTCCGGGTTGCCGTGAATTTCCTTCCCGAACAGTCGCAGCCCGATGCCGACAAGTGGTTCTGGGTCTATCACATCCGCATCGAGAACGGTTCGCACGAGAAGGTGCAGCTCAAGACCCGTCATTGGCGGATTACCGATGCGCGCGGCATGGTCGCCCATGTCGATGGCGAAGGGGTCGTCGGCGAACAGCCGGCGCTCGCACCTGGTGCAAGCCATGATTACGTGTCGGGTTGCCCGCTCGAAACGCCTTATGGCTCGATGGAAGGTTTCTACACCTTCGTTCGCGAGGACGGGTCGCCCTTCGAGGTCCGCATCCCCTTCTTCCCGCTGGCCGCACCCGCGACCGCCGGCTGAAGGTCAGTCCTCTTCCTCTTCTTCTTCCAGTTCGTTGGAGAAATCGAACTGGCCGATCTTGATCTTGGGCTTGCGGCCCAGCCAATCGGCGAGGACTTCCAGATCCTTGGTCAGCGGCCATGTGGCAAGCGCGGCCCGGCTTTCGTCCATGTAGAGGACCAGTGACTTTTTCTTGAGCCGCAACCTGCTGGAGGCGAGGGCAATCCTTGCGCCTGCGCCCAAGCGGCGGGCCAGCCGGTAGCCGAGCCCCCAGGTAAGGCCTTCACGCAAATCCTCGTCACTTGCGAGGCGGCGCAGGCGGTTCGGAACTTCCGTCGCGCCGAGGCTGCCGAGAAGCGCAGCGCAGATCATCGCTCGGTCGCGCGGTGTGCAGTCGATCCAGCGCTTGTCGAGTGCCCATTCGGTCGCATGGTTGGACCGTAGGTTGGGCTCCACGCGCTGGAGGGCGAGGGCGAGCTGCGCTGCTGCGAGGCGAAGGCGCTCGTTGCGCTTGCCGCCCCCGCTGGCGAGGTCGACCGTCCAGCCCGCGATGCGGGTCGCATCGACGATCGGCGCATCGCGCGGCTCGGCAAAGGCGTGGACGCCTGCCAGCAGCGGGTCGAGCGACCGGGTAAGGTCGTTGAGCTGCGAAAACAGCAGGCCTTCGCGGATGCCCCAGCTCGAGAAGACGAGGCTCTCCGGCTTCAATTCGGCCAGCAAGGGTTTCAGCAAGGCGGCCGCATCGGGAAGGTATCCGGCACGCATCGGCGATATGCCGGAAATCTCCATCAGCTTTTCGGGGTCGGCATCGACCAGCCTTCCAGCTAGATCATGCGCCTCATCCATCGTCAGGCAGAACCCGTGGGGGTCGGTCAGCGGATAGTCGCATTCGCGCATCGCGTAATGCGCCAGCGCGCGCCAGGTGCCGCCGATCATGTAGAGCGGACCTTCGTGGCCCGAAGCCCAGCCGACGCCGGAAAGCGTGTCGTGAACCTGCTGCTCGAAATCGCCGGCCGCAGCTCGCTGTGCGGGCAGGCGCAAGGTCCCGAATGGCAGGCTGACCGCATCGTGGCATTCGCCATCGCCGATGGAGACGAGCTCGAGACTGCCGCCTCCAAGGTCGGCGATCATGCCTTTCGCACCGGGAAAGGCGCCGATGGCACCGAAAGCGGAAGCGCAGGCTTCCTCCTCGCCCGACAGCAGGCGCGGGGACAGCCCAAGCGCAGCGACCCGGTCGAGAAATTCCCCGCCGTTCTCGGCATCGCGCGCGGCGGCTGTCGCGACCGTCTGCACATCGTCGATGCCGCGGTCACGGATAATCAGGGCGTAACGGGCAAGCGCGGCGAGCGCCTCGTCCATGGCCTCTTCGGGAATGCGGCCTGTTTCCGACAGATCGCGGCCGAGGCGTGCGGCGACTTTCTCGTTCCACACGGTTTCCGGCGAACGGGCCGTGCCTTCGTAGAGCACGAGGCGGACGGTGTTCGAACCGATGTCGATGACGGCACGGGGCGGATGGATCAGGCGGCGCTGCCACTTGGCGCTGCGCGATTTGACGGAGGTCATCGCTTCGCTCCGCTCAGCGTGAGGCGCGGGACTTCATGCCGCTGGAGAGCGGAGCCGCGCCCCGAGAGCGAAGGGTTCGACATGAAATATTCGTGGCAGTTGAAGCCGCCTTCGCCCTTGCGCATGCGCAGGTACTGCCCGTCGGGACCTAGGCGCCAGCTCTGTTCGGTGTCGAGGATATTGGCCAGCATGACCTGTCCCAGCATCTGGTCGTGGACCGTCTTGTTGGTCACGGGAACGAGCACTTCCACGCGCCGGTCGAGATTGCGGCTCATGGCATCGGCGCTGGTGATGAAGACCTTGGCCTGCCGGCTCGGAAGCGCTTTGCCATTGGCAAAGGCCCACATGCGACCATGTTCGAGAAAGCGCCCGATGATCGATTTTACGCTGATGTTTTCGCTGAGACCGGGGATGCCGGGCCTCAAGGAACAGATGCCGCGCACCACCATCCGGATTTCGACGCCCGCCATGCTCGCTTCGTAAAGCTTGTCGATCATTGCCTGGTTGGTGATGGAATTGAGCTTCACCCAGATGCCCGACGGCTTGCCCGCGCGTGCATTGGCGATCTCGACGTCGATCAGCTCGTACAGTTTCTCGCGCAGGCCGATGGGCGAGATGGCGATCTTCTCCAGGGCCTCCGGTTCAATGTAGCCGGTGATGAAGTTGAACATCTTGGCCGCGTCGCGCCCCAAAGCCGCATCGGCGGTGAAATAGCTGAGGTCGGTGTAGATGCGCGCATTGACCGGGTGGTAATTGCCCGTGCCGAAATGGCAGTAGGTGCGGTAGCCGTCTTCCTCGCGGCGCACGACCAGGCTAACCTTGGCGTGGGTCTTCCATTCGGTGAAGCCGTAGATCACCTGCACGCCCGCACGTTCGAGCTCGTTCGCCCAGCGGATGTTGCGTTCCTCGTCGAAGCGGGCCTTTAGCTCGACCACGGCGGTGACGGCCTTGCCGTTTTGCGCCGCTTCAACCAGCGCGGCGATCACCGGCGACTGGTCCCCTGCGCGGTAGAGTGTCTGCTTGATCGAGACGACCTGCGGGTCGACCGCCGCCTGGTGCAGGAAATCGACCACCACTTCGAAGCTTTCGTAAGGGTGGTGGATAACCATGTCCTTCTCGCGGATAGCGGTGAAGACATCGCCGTCATGGGCCAGCACGCGCTCGGGATAGCGGGGCGAGAAGGGGGTGAACTTGAGGTCGGGCCGCGGCTCGTTGCAGATCGCCGACAGGTCGGACAGGCCCAGCATGCCGCCCGTCTTCACGATCATCGCCGCGTCGACGTCGAACTGTTCGCGCAGCAGGGCTTCTGCAGAGGCGTCGCATTCGTCGTCCAGCTCGAGCAGGACCGCACGGCCCCGGCGGCGCCGCTGGATGGCGGTGCGGAAATAGCGCACGAGGTCTTCGGCCTCGTCCTCGACCTCGATATCGCTGTCCCGCAGGACGCGGAAAATGCCGTCGCCAAGGATCTTGAAGCCCGGGAAAAGCTGGCTGGCGAACCGGGTCACCAGCTGTTCGATAGCGACGTAGATTGCCTTTTCGCCGGGCACACGCACGAAGCGCGGCGCACCGCTGGGAATGAGGACCATCTCGACCAGTTCACCCTTGCGGCGGCCCCGCTTGAGGCGGAACAGCACGCCCATCCCGCCGCTGGCGACGAAGGGGAAGGGGTGCGAAGGATCGATCGCCTGCGGCGTGATCAGCGGCAGGATGTCGGTGGTGAAATAGTCTTCAA
This genomic interval carries:
- the apaG gene encoding Co2+/Mg2+ efflux protein ApaG, which translates into the protein MKELFQHAATTDGITVRVAVNFLPEQSQPDADKWFWVYHIRIENGSHEKVQLKTRHWRITDARGMVAHVDGEGVVGEQPALAPGASHDYVSGCPLETPYGSMEGFYTFVREDGSPFEVRIPFFPLAAPATAG
- a CDS encoding TadE/TadG family type IV pilus assembly protein encodes the protein MGRRIGTFLQRLKKDTTGNLLLMAGAGITALVGAAGISVDTVQWYLWKRQMQQAVDTGAVAGAIAMSFGRDHNTAVTSEVGRTANTAHTIELVSTPPTSGAWTGDSGAIEVVATTSRALPFSSVFLSTPPTIRTRAVATAVAIGNPCVRALATSGTGIDVFGSAQVNLGCPVSSNSPGGVSVDLGGSSFLNTDLVMSVGGIDYGAGNLPSNASLVSYGLPVEDPLASRNLTWSPTCNLNNVNVTPSQTRTLDPCRYNNGLRIQGTVYLRPGLYVINGGSLTINSGAEVFMAPGTTGGVTFILTGNNPSQVATLSVNGSAEIDIRAPTMAENPLWGGILFYQDRIASDKSNTINGGSDINLHGAIYFPTNDLTYNGDSSQTAQCLLIVTQRVRFGGTNNIDNNCDPDLTTINSSAFTIRVVE
- a CDS encoding Ppx/GppA family phosphatase, coding for MTSVKSRSAKWQRRLIHPPRAVIDIGSNTVRLVLYEGTARSPETVWNEKVAARLGRDLSETGRIPEEAMDEALAALARYALIIRDRGIDDVQTVATAAARDAENGGEFLDRVAALGLSPRLLSGEEEACASAFGAIGAFPGAKGMIADLGGGSLELVSIGDGECHDAVSLPFGTLRLPAQRAAAGDFEQQVHDTLSGVGWASGHEGPLYMIGGTWRALAHYAMRECDYPLTDPHGFCLTMDEAHDLAGRLVDADPEKLMEISGISPMRAGYLPDAAALLKPLLAELKPESLVFSSWGIREGLLFSQLNDLTRSLDPLLAGVHAFAEPRDAPIVDATRIAGWTVDLASGGGKRNERLRLAAAQLALALQRVEPNLRSNHATEWALDKRWIDCTPRDRAMICAALLGSLGATEVPNRLRRLASDEDLREGLTWGLGYRLARRLGAGARIALASSRLRLKKKSLVLYMDESRAALATWPLTKDLEVLADWLGRKPKIKIGQFDFSNELEEEEEED
- a CDS encoding RNA degradosome polyphosphate kinase — encoded protein: MTLGNAPSSGPEAETGDSHADTPQEPMALDERYTNRELSWLSFNRRVLAESENARYPLLERLRFLSISGSNLDEFTMVRIAGLEGQVHRGIETPGIDGLSPRQQLDAIREQVLQLEHRQQDSLDELRGLLADEGILIALVEQLDKQQQDWLEDYFTTDILPLITPQAIDPSHPFPFVASGGMGVLFRLKRGRRKGELVEMVLIPSGAPRFVRVPGEKAIYVAIEQLVTRFASQLFPGFKILGDGIFRVLRDSDIEVEDEAEDLVRYFRTAIQRRRRGRAVLLELDDECDASAEALLREQFDVDAAMIVKTGGMLGLSDLSAICNEPRPDLKFTPFSPRYPERVLAHDGDVFTAIREKDMVIHHPYESFEVVVDFLHQAAVDPQVVSIKQTLYRAGDQSPVIAALVEAAQNGKAVTAVVELKARFDEERNIRWANELERAGVQVIYGFTEWKTHAKVSLVVRREEDGYRTYCHFGTGNYHPVNARIYTDLSYFTADAALGRDAAKMFNFITGYIEPEALEKIAISPIGLREKLYELIDVEIANARAGKPSGIWVKLNSITNQAMIDKLYEASMAGVEIRMVVRGICSLRPGIPGLSENISVKSIIGRFLEHGRMWAFANGKALPSRQAKVFITSADAMSRNLDRRVEVLVPVTNKTVHDQMLGQVMLANILDTEQSWRLGPDGQYLRMRKGEGGFNCHEYFMSNPSLSGRGSALQRHEVPRLTLSGAKR
- a CDS encoding alpha/beta hydrolase family protein; translated protein: MRFPIFAALCAALVPLPLGAQEVPAEGQEDVSRQLARTPRDIPVSAFAGRSNLGVARLSESGARFAFVTWQDDKTILSVHDASTRQQLATVDLGSGNEFGWFRWAGDNRILISVNTYAAGLFFLPVTRLMAYDMEAHEIRYIGFDRQGLSGDDILHVDPAGEHILLSVSRSVYRNPEVWRFPLDGSGEDGAERVHKSQKDVDAWWADDQGTVRLGMNFTSGGSVKVYYRPDAASDFTKVTKVKLADETAIDAWDVMGIYAGTDTGYAMVDGPDGRGVLKEIDYSTGTLGETVWENPRWGLEKVLMRRGEGPLGVIYTDDGPQIDWLDPAMKAYHDALSKALPGSRVEIIDITPSNRMLVMQSGSNDPGALYIFTPGEGRLDLFANLRPEIDERQLLPMTAHDVRARDGTVLRAFLALPKGREARNLPAIVMPHGGPFGIRDSAIYDDWTQLFASRGYAVLRPNFRGSGGYGEAFERLGDGQIGRAMQDDLDDTLDWAVAQGIVDPAKACIVGASYGGYAAMWGLIRNPDRWRCGASFAGVADWEDMLKYDRNYFGRGSKGRRAFRKWEPRVTGDVDFDLSTISVTDRIGELRRPLFVAQGKTDRVVPQSQFDDLLETAEKSGITLESLLIADGHSISDPEEETRLLEAMIAFLEKHNPPDPD